One window of Lytechinus variegatus isolate NC3 chromosome 2, Lvar_3.0, whole genome shotgun sequence genomic DNA carries:
- the LOC121408995 gene encoding uncharacterized protein LOC121408995 isoform X1 — translation MSASSSEVLNCLIQEKCPQVDINKCICNACRLKYMKKLKSCIYTPEKSRKVERPICFLSHFLICDQVSQADIACLLTDFNNAFSLEALSIPQIIPICFKHRAQLHNIKKKVFCSVCGCNLKLGKKYPCANLSEESVDKLRIVNDDFSLEENTVLCPSCQRYALRKNSAGKSMKELQQQFMRNVSASEGSEDEDKILCKILNLSYLDISRMCESSKSFLLSSAYDCFLTNVKLNITDQDRYHDFVKTKTFFLTKILEEFGDLFKIHRLAKKKGIFFYLSDLSVESIIEAWHNSSFENRLLKLKSSKDIETEDSPNETNTCTSIEMNTHFRNLIVNCNRSLCYQGKQIREHYLQNPSSVINFQLTDLYNSFNPLVWNVISMLTATKEENKYFQNSSVLVDKEYIHFPSYNTKSGEKRKCKRIIATCLLQFILSDENSYPLHIAIGTLIKRLSKSSKLLQLCNNLGLTCSEDTLERYWQQQFAFREKLGITSSLFPNVTTVVSLDNVDVRSSFAAVKANAPRSWHGTSAMAQQPKPKTEKLHFLEILKDDYLTMDVDIDKNVHTDDDGASTSTCTEKGGHTLFSEAKKPVARKRIRLDECALPSSSISELRLPPMKTFIRSQLTEDFFSCSEADIHVFKDFFKEMFIYVAERFSLINSDLPIVLPSFKCKLAFQDDLEVEKSMFAYLFVLDEKADCPATLKHCLGILYDTFKIGQSVNHLIVAGDGATVKLLLNLKKEYGQALDWMIPFLGDWHTLKNYQEVLMKIFWHAGLKDVAKSSHKKMTLQSLATCSSFKRTHRFILQSYEAVFMCLINSFLEHRQGKEVTITNEHFIQLLSEVVSCVKFDEGKHTGMDKFKDAEQKLLSDLGPLIIEFDSFCENMSQKCETFKFWHQFLREDCFAYISLHTAMRKGDWNLRIVSLKKMAPIFQAFDRLNYASLIPAHLKMIGGLPGHIREHFERGAFVSSISGSNFSQVGFDECHEMLINKDVKMALSHSLPKDMDKLAGTVQQQAQLIHNLEEQLGIEKNKKYQRDLDISVIRSEYENVKLYYSKLENNIFKFEESQPLFQLFTKKSATSVQQKCLLNYRPMGEDAFLAFCQTSVLGDTSVRKPVTRRFNLKTFAKEKVRQKKVTDLEKENKLITLCYKRTIAHSQETNKPISDLCQFQTVPRAICASNGLPYKGAKYIIYNYFDKRYNSHYEIIKSTFQVQPNSCIIIEGMNIIYTSPLKHFKCFKDYADFIVMRWVSSNFKKGFKEVRILFDQVNTQGLSPKGMERSRRDEVGDDEEETFEYIDDDVHLPNNWMKFLKTRSHKHMLCRYLSNKFIDIVPSHFKNAEQVFITSGGFHVGLESSFEWSGKLLSASGSHTHHLVHNHEESDTQIWLHALDSQCSNILIYSIDRDIAMIGLPLDFAQNKSVIIQFDAKVGQEKFLNLINLQLACENDSDLSQLKNKGIHIRKCLQMLYICSGCDFVSFFAHNGKTTFLKLFFQYGPFIAANSPETHGTLCESSLNENFENGLLSFYRLILCVYYHSNRACLHNFSSPIDLYNSISADNVLEQHIKALDVVRRASWKGVYEDGLLPSSSALRFHWMRACWVQTVWSKTESAIFFYPDINLYGYTVSLDSGIVTCKWDSQENIDKIKSNVIYLTRGCACAKSKCATNICKCKKEKKYCGPGCRCSQCTNIENTVEQNHYSSESEEDTEENVSYTLHVSDNESDIESVLGEITDHSHNGESEDSDEDIL, via the coding sequence ATGTCAGCATCATCATCTGAAGTTTTGAATTGTTTAATTCAGGAAAAATGCCCACAAGTAGATATTAACAAATGTATTTGCAATGCATGTCGTCTGAAGTATATGAAAAAGTTGAAATCTTGCATATATACTCCTGAAAAGTCAAGAAAAGTAGAGCGGCCCATTTGTTTCTTGTCCcattttttgatttgtgatcAAGTATCACAAGCAGATATTGCCTGTTTGTTAACTGATTTTAATAATGCATTTTCTCTTGAAGCATTGTCTATCCCACAAATAATTCCTATCTGTTTTAAACACAGGGCACAACTACATAATATcaagaaaaaagtattttgttcAGTTTGTGGATGCAATTTGAAACTTGGTAAAAAATATCCATGTGCAAATCTTTCTGAGGAGTCTGTAGATAAGCTGAGAATAGTAAATGATGACTTTTCATTAGAAGAAAATACTGTCTTATGTCCTTCCTGTCAAAGATATGCTCTACGAAAAAATTCAGCTGGGAAATCAATGAAAGAGCTCCAACAacaatttatgagaaatgtctCTGCCTCTGAAGGTAGTGAAGATGAAGATAAGATACTCTGTAAAATACTAAATCTGTCCTATTTAGATATTTCCAGGATGTGTGAATCATCCAAAAGCTTTCTGTTAAGTTCTGCGTATGATTGTTTTTTAAcgaatgtgaaattaaatatcaCTGATCAAGACCGATACCATGATTTTGTTAAaactaaaactttttttctgacTAAGATTCTGGAGGAGTTTGGCGACCTTTTTAAGATACACAGACTAGCTAAAAAAAagggtatatttttttatctttccgATCTTTCAGTGGAGTCCATTATAGAAGCTTGGCACAATAGTTCTTTTGAAAATAGATTATTGAAACTTAAAAGTAGTAAAGACATAGAAACAGAAGACTCTCCCAATGAAACAAATACTTGTACATCTATTGAGATGAATACACATTTTAGGAATTTGATTGTTAATTGTAATCGTAGTTTGTGTTATCAAGGAAAGCAAATAAGGGAACATTATTTACAAAATCCTTCATCAGTAATAAACTTTCAGTTAACAGatttatataattcatttaatcCACTCGTTTGGAATGTAATATCAATGTTGACTGCCACaaaggaagaaaacaaataCTTTCAAAATTCATCTGTTTTAGTTGATAAGGAATATATACACTTCCCCTCCTATAACACCAAGTCAGGAGAGAAGCGCAAATGTAAAAGGATAATTGCCACCTGCTTGTTACAGTTTATTCTTAGTGATGAAAATAGTTATCCTTTACATATTGCTATTGGAACACTTATCAAAAGACTCTCAAAATCTTCAAAGCTATTACAATTGTGCAATAATTTAGGACTCACTTGCTCTGAAGATACACTTGAAAGATATTGGCAGCAGCAGTTTGCTTTTAGAGAGAAGTTGGGTATTACCTCATCTCTCTTTCCAAATGTAACAACAGTCGTTTCTCTTGACAATGTTGATGTGCGTTCCTCATTTGCCGCTGTAAAGGCCAACGCTCCTAGGAGTTGGCATGGCACATCTGCAATGGCACAACAGCCCAAACCAAAAACAGAAAAGCTACATTTCTTAGAAATACTTAAAGATGATTACTTAACAATGGATGtggatattgataaaaatgtacatactgatgatgatggtgccaGTACCTCTACGTGTACTGAAAAAGGTGGTCATACTTTATTTTCTGAAGCCAAAAAACCTGTTGCAAGAAAGAGAATTCGCCTTGATGAGTGTGCCTTGCCATCTTCAAGTATTAGTGAATTAAGGTTACCTCCAATGAAAACATTTATAAGATCTCAATTaactgaagattttttttcttgttctgaAGCTGACATCCACGTGTTTAAAGATTTTTTCAAGGAGATGTTTATTTATGTTGCAGAAAGGTTTTCTCTTATTAATTCAGATTTACCAATAGTATTGCCAAGTTTCAAATGTAAGCTAGCGTTCCAAGATGATCTTGAGGTCGAGAAATCAATGTTTGCTTACCTATTTGTGTTAGATGAGAAGGCTGATTGCCCAGCTACCCTCAAGCATTGTTTAGGAATTTTATATGATACTTTTAAGATAGGACAGTCTGTAAATCACCTAATTGTAGCAGGTGATGGTGCTACAGTTAAACTTCTTCTCAATTTGAAGAAAGAGTATGGACAGGCTCTGGATTGGATGATACCTTTTCTTGGAGACTGGCATACATTGAAAAATTACCAGGAAGtcctcatgaaaatattttggcatGCTGGATTAAAGGATGTAGCTAAGTCTTCCCATAAAAAAATGACTCTGCAGAGTCTAGCAACATGCTCTTCCTTTAAGAGAACTCACAGATTTATATTGCAGAGTTATGAGGCAGTTTTCATGTGTCTTATTAATTCCTTTCTTGAACACAGACAAGGCAAAGAAGTTACCATTACAAATGAACATTTTATACAGCTTTTATCAGAGGTAGTTTCTTGTGTCAAGTTTGATGAAGGAAAACATACAGGTATGGACAAGTTTAAAGATGCTGAACAAAAACTTTTGTCTGACTTAGGTCCTCTCATTATTGAGTTTGATTCATTTTGCGAGAACATGTCACAGAAATGTGAAACATTCAAATTTTGGCATCAATTTTTAAGAGAAGATTGTTTTGCTTACATAAGTTTACACACAGCTATGAGAAAGGGGGACTGGAATTTGCGTATTGTATCTTTGAAAAAGATGGCCCCTATTTTCCAGGCGTTTGACCGTCTGAATTATGCATCTTTAATACCAGCACATTTGAAAATGATCGGTGGATTACCAGGTCACATTAGAGAACATTTTGAGCGAGGAGCATTTGTTTCAAGCATTTCTGGTAGCAATTTTTCCCAAGTAGGCTTTGATGAGTGTCATGAAATGCTCATAAATAAAGATGTGAAAATGGCCCTTTCACACAGCTTACCTAAGGACATGGATAAATTGGCAGGTACAGTTCAACAACAAGCACAATTAATACATAATCTAGAAGAGCAATTAGGgattgagaaaaataagaagtaTCAACGCGATTTGGACATTTCTGTCATAAGGTCAGAATATGAGAACGTAAAATTGTACTATAGTAAACTTGAAAATAACATCTTTAAATTTGAAGAATCTCAGCCCCTTTTCCaactttttacaaaaaaaagtgcAACAAGTGTTCAACagaaatgtttgttgaattATAGACCGATGGGTGAAGATGCATTTTTAGCCTTTTGTCAAACTTCAGTTCTTGGTGATACTTCTGTTAGAAAACCAGTCACCCGTAGATTTAATTTGAAAACATTTGCAAAAGAAAAGGTTAGACAAAAGAAGGTGACCgatttagagaaagaaaataaactcATAACTCTGTGCTATAAACGAACTATAGCCCACTCTCAAGAAACGAATAAGCCAATTTCTGATCTATGCCAGTTTCAAACAGTTCCTCGAGCAATTTGCGCCTCTAATGGCTTGCCATATAAGGGagcaaaatatataatatataactattttgacaAAAGATATAATTCacattatgaaataattaagtCTACCTTTCAAGTGCAACCTAATTCATGTATCATAATAGAAGGAATGAATATCATATATACATCACCATTAAAACACTTCAAATGTTTTAAGGATTATGCAGACTTTATCGTAATGAGATgggtttcatcaaattttaaaaagggTTTCAAAGAAGTGCGCATATTGTTCGATCAGGTAAATACACAAGGGCTATCACCTAAAGGTATGGAGCGATCCCGTAGAGATGAAGTTGGTGATGACGAAGAAGAAACATTTGaatatattgatgatgatgttcatcTTCCAAATAACTGGATGAAATTCTTAAAAACACGTTCACATAAGCATATGCTGTGCAGGTATTTATCTAACAAGTTTATTGATATAGTCCcatctcattttaaaaatgcagAACAAGTATTTATAACCTCTGGTGGATTCCATGTTGGGTTAGAATCATCATTTGAGTGGTCTGGAAAATTGCTTTCTGCCAGTGGAAGTCATACTCACCATTTAGTTCATAATCATGAGGAATCAGACACACAGATTTGGCTACATGCATTAGATTCTCAGTGCAGTAATATCCTTATCTATTCCATTGACCGTGATATTGCCATGATTGGACTTCCCTTAGATTTTGCTCAAAATAAATCTGTGATTATTCAGTTCGATGCCAAGGTAGGACAAGAAAAGTTTCTGAACCTAATCAATTTACAATTAGCTTGTGAAAATGACAGTGATTTATCCCAGTTAAAGAATAAAGGTATTCACATTAGAAAGTGCCTTCAAATGCTATACATCTGTTCTGGctgtgattttgtttctttttttgcaCACAATGGGAAAACCACTTTTCTGAAATTGTTTTTCCAATATGGTCCATTTATTGCTGCAAATTCTCCTGAAACACATGGTACATTGTGTGAAAGCTCTTTGAATGAGAACTTTGAGAATGGTTTGCTATCATTTTATCGCCTTATTTTATGTGTATATTATCATTCAAATCGAGCATGCTTGCATAATTTCAGTTCACCAATAGATTTATATAACAGTATAAGTGCAGACAATGTGCTTGAGCAGCATATTAAGGCTCTTGATGTTGTTAGAAGAGCATCCTGGAAAGGTGTTTATGAAGATGGACTGTTACCATCAAGTAGTGCTCTGAGATTTCATTGGATGCGGGCTTGTTGGGTCCAGACCGTATGGAGTAAAACTGAAAGTGCTATTTTCTTTTACCCAGACATTAATTTGTATGGTTACACTGTTTCTCTTGATAGTGGAATTGTGACTTGCAAATGGGATTCACAAGAAAATATAGATAAGATAAAatcaaatgttatttatttgacAAGAGGATGTGCTTGTGCGAAAAGTAAATGTGCTACAAATATATGTAaatgcaaaaaagaaaagaaatattgtgGACCAGGATGCAGATGTTCTCAATGTACAAACATTGAGAACACTGTTGAACAAAATCATTATTCAAGTGAAAGTGAGGAAGATACAGAAGAAAATGTGTCCTATACCTTACATGTAAGTGATAATGAAAGTGACATTGAAAGTGTTCTTGGTGAAATTACAGACCATTCACACAACGGTGAGTCAGAAGACTCGGACGAGGATATtctataa